A genome region from Labilibaculum antarcticum includes the following:
- a CDS encoding GxxExxY protein, with translation MDKIACCTDFNQLIEIGQYIYKQLGNGLAGHVYQDVFELELELRNVKYFSDEVIENTGAIENLLCIDDIAVGIKSNSLLTENQEEEFVNNLNKEDYSKGLLFNFGSQNLQLFKVGEHSFSEKYRLQ, from the coding sequence ATGGATAAAATTGCTTGTTGTACTGACTTTAATCAACTGATTGAAATAGGCCAATATATTTACAAACAACTTGGTAATGGTTTGGCTGGACATGTTTATCAAGATGTGTTTGAATTGGAGCTGGAGTTGAGGAATGTAAAATATTTTTCGGATGAGGTAATTGAAAACACAGGAGCAATTGAAAACTTACTTTGTATTGATGATATTGCTGTTGGTATAAAATCGAATAGTTTGTTGACAGAAAATCAGGAAGAGGAATTTGTAAATAATTTAAACAAAGAAGATTATTCCAAAGGATTACTTTTTAATTTTGGATCGCAGAACTTGCAATTATTTAAAGTGGGGGAGCATTCTTTTTCAGAAAAATATAGACTGCAGTAA
- a CDS encoding DUF6266 family protein has product MANIKDKLLTGLVGQVIISHRYGKTYLRSKPTHVKNPRTPGQVNQRGKFKAASNFVSLNLVELIRPFWNPEARRNAMSGQNLFCKLNTHAFTIDGVPDMAKLKLTSGDLGGIEEFKAVIIEKNSICFNWHNNSRDKKTSDSNEFKLFGMNANLKVEEISTDAIRKSETFLFDLNENVYSYLFCFFWNPKLELASESEWVDCSQFWTSEIKLEELTYVPEVK; this is encoded by the coding sequence ATGGCTAATATAAAAGATAAGTTATTAACCGGTTTAGTTGGTCAGGTAATTATTTCTCATCGTTATGGTAAAACTTATTTGCGTAGTAAGCCAACTCATGTTAAAAATCCTCGAACACCAGGACAAGTAAATCAAAGAGGTAAATTTAAGGCGGCGAGTAATTTTGTGAGTTTAAATTTGGTTGAATTGATCAGACCCTTCTGGAATCCGGAAGCTCGACGTAATGCCATGAGTGGTCAGAATCTCTTTTGTAAATTGAATACGCACGCTTTTACTATTGATGGGGTACCTGATATGGCGAAACTTAAATTGACAAGTGGTGATTTAGGAGGAATAGAGGAGTTTAAGGCGGTAATAATAGAGAAGAATAGTATTTGTTTTAATTGGCACAATAATTCGAGAGACAAAAAAACTAGTGATTCCAATGAGTTTAAACTGTTTGGAATGAATGCGAATTTAAAGGTGGAAGAAATTTCAACCGATGCCATTCGTAAAAGTGAAACTTTTCTTTTTGACCTAAATGAAAATGTTTATTCTTATTTGTTTTGTTTTTTTTGGAACCCAAAATTAGAATTGGCTTCGGAAAGTGAGTGGGTTGATTGCTCCCAATTTTGGACTAGTGAGATAAAGCTGGAGGAATTGACTTACGTGCCAGAGGTGAAGTAG